CGGTTCAGGTACGACGGGTTGACCGTTGAACGGTCTCTCAGCCCTTTGAGGGCACCCCGACGAGACAACTCCCGACGTGGTAGGCCAAGCAGAACCCGGGTGCAAGGGTGGACCACGCACAGCGCCCTTGCGAACATCCCGTCCGTCATGGAATCTCCCTGACCGCAACGAGGCACGCCATGATCCCCTTTTTCGTCCAGATCAAATGCCAGCTCGGCAAGTCCTACGAGGTCGCCGCCCAGCTCGCCGACCGCGAGATCGCGTCCGAGATCTATTCGACCGCCGGCAATTTCGACCTGCTGGTGAAGTTTTATGTCGAGACCGGCGTCGACATCGGCCATTTCGTCAATGAGAAGGTGCAGATCATTCCGGGCATCCAGGACACCCACACGATCATCACCTTCAAGGCGTTCTGAAGCCGCGGGATCGCCGGTCGGCGAAGGCCATGCATCGCCGCGGGCTTGGGTCAGGCGCGCGGGTTGGCGGCCAGGAGGTCGGCGCCGTTGGCGTTGAAGAAGGCCGAGCCCGGCAGCCCCTGGCCGCCGTCGACCGCAAGCGACGTGCCGGTGATATAGGTCGCCAAAGGCGAGGCCAGGAAGACCGCCGCCTGGGCGACATCCTCGACCAGGCCCATGCGCCGCAGCGGGATGTGGTCGAGATAACGCGCATGGTCGCCCGGGGCGGAAATGCGCCGCAGCCCTTCGGTGTCGCCGACCAGGCCCGGAACGACGCTGTTCGACCGGATGCCGAAAGGCCCCCATTCCAGCGCCAGGTTTTTCATCAGCATCTCGACGCCCGCCTTGGCGGCGCCGACATGGGCCTGATAGGCATGCGCCATGTGGGCCATCGGCGCGGTGATGAAGACCACCGAGCCGCGGCTGCGCTTCAACTGGTCGAAGGCCAGGCGCGCGGCATTGAACGAGCCGCAGAGGTCGATGTCGACGACGGTGCGAAAGCCGTTCGGTGACAGCGTCTCGGCGGGGCTGAGAAAATTGCCGGCCGCCCCGCAGACCAGCACGCCGATATCGCCGAGCGTCTCGCCGGCGCCGTCGATGGCGGCCTTCAGCTGGCCGGCATCGCGCACATCGGCGGTCCTGGCGAAGACCTTTCCGCCGAGCGCTTCGAGGGCGACCCGGGCGCCGTCCAGCCGCTCCGGCGAGCGGCCGCAAATGGCGACCGCCGCGCCGTGCCGCGCGAAGGCCTGGGCGATGCCGAAATTGATGCCGCTGCCGCCGCCGGTGACGAACACCGTCCGGCGCGCGAACAGATCGCGCGGCAGCAGGTCGCCGTGAACCGCTGCGTGCTCGGTCATTGGGGTTTGGCCGTCTGGTACATGCCGGCAATGAGCTCGGCGAATTTCTCGTGCACGAACTTGCGCTTGAGCTTCATCGTCGGGGTGATCTCCTCGTCCTCGGGCGTCAGCACGCGGTCGATGATGCGGAACTGCTTGACCTGCTCGACCCGGGCGAACTGGCCGTTGACGCGGGCGATCTCGGCCTCGATCAGGGCAACCACCTCGGGCGCCCGCGTCAGGCTGGCGAAGTTCGAGAACGGAATGCTCTTGTCCTGGGCGAACTTGGCGACATTGTCGTGGTCGAGCATGACCAGGCAGGTCAGATAGGGCTTGCGGTCGCCGATGACCACGGCATCGGAAATATAGGAGCTGAACTTCAGCTGGTTTTCGATTTCCGACGGGGTGATGTTCTTGCCGCCGGCGGTGATGATGATGTCCTTCAGCCGGTCGACGATCCTGAGCAGGCCCTGATCGTCGAAGCGGCCGACATCGCCGGTGCGCAGCCAGCCATCGACGATGGCCTCGGCGGTCTTGTCCGGCTTGTTCAGATATTCGCGGAAGATGTTGGGGCCGCGGGCGATGATCTCGCCTTCCGGCGACAGCTTGATCTCGCAGCCCGGGATGGCCTTGCCGACGGTGCCGGGACGGGCGACATCGGCCGGCGTCACGGTCAGGAAACAGGTCGATTCGGTCTGGCCATAAGCCTCCTGCATCCTGAAGCCCATGCTGCGATACCAGCGGATCAGGTCGGGCGAGATCGGCGCCGCGCCGGTCAGCAGGCTGCGTGCCCGCGACAGCCCCATCATCCGCTTCAGGTTGCGCAGGATCAGCCATTCGCCGGCCGCGAAGACCAGCCGGTCGCCGCGCCCGGCGGGCCGGCCGGCCTCGGCGGCCAGCGCGATCCGTTCGCCGGCGGCGAGCGGCACCCGATAGAGCCAGCGCTGCAGCCTCACGCCGTCCTTCAGCCCGACCACCACCTGCGAATGCAGCTTCTCCCAGATCCGCGGCACGGCGAGCACGAAATGCGGCTGCACCTCGCGCAGGTTCTCCGGCACGGTCTCCATGCTCTCGGCGAAGTAGAGCACGTTGCCGCACATGATCTGGAGGTAGGAGCCGCAGATGCGCTCGGCCATGTGGCAGAGCGGCAGGAACGA
This portion of the Phreatobacter stygius genome encodes:
- a CDS encoding Lrp/AsnC ligand binding domain-containing protein — translated: MIPFFVQIKCQLGKSYEVAAQLADREIASEIYSTAGNFDLLVKFYVETGVDIGHFVNEKVQIIPGIQDTHTIITFKAF
- a CDS encoding SDR family oxidoreductase, producing MTEHAAVHGDLLPRDLFARRTVFVTGGGSGINFGIAQAFARHGAAVAICGRSPERLDGARVALEALGGKVFARTADVRDAGQLKAAIDGAGETLGDIGVLVCGAAGNFLSPAETLSPNGFRTVVDIDLCGSFNAARLAFDQLKRSRGSVVFITAPMAHMAHAYQAHVGAAKAGVEMLMKNLALEWGPFGIRSNSVVPGLVGDTEGLRRISAPGDHARYLDHIPLRRMGLVEDVAQAAVFLASPLATYITGTSLAVDGGQGLPGSAFFNANGADLLAANPRA
- a CDS encoding AMP-dependent synthetase/ligase, producing the protein MNAVVHEKPSVAFDDPAWTAAPPFLRNFTDLFLARAQASADRPALYEKRLGLWQETSWRGYAARAAEIGHGLLALGLGKGEVVSVLAQNSVDWVTVDMGTLGLGGICSGIYPTDSPAQVGYLLKDSRTRVVFVEDEEQLDKVLTGRPDCPELETIVVSDMKGLSHFSDPMVMSFEAFLALGRDHRAAHPGAWHEAAARQSPDDPAIIVYTSGTTGPAKGALVTHRSLLFICYSVRQCFTRAEGHTLLSFLPLCHMAERICGSYLQIMCGNVLYFAESMETVPENLREVQPHFVLAVPRIWEKLHSQVVVGLKDGVRLQRWLYRVPLAAGERIALAAEAGRPAGRGDRLVFAAGEWLILRNLKRMMGLSRARSLLTGAAPISPDLIRWYRSMGFRMQEAYGQTESTCFLTVTPADVARPGTVGKAIPGCEIKLSPEGEIIARGPNIFREYLNKPDKTAEAIVDGWLRTGDVGRFDDQGLLRIVDRLKDIIITAGGKNITPSEIENQLKFSSYISDAVVIGDRKPYLTCLVMLDHDNVAKFAQDKSIPFSNFASLTRAPEVVALIEAEIARVNGQFARVEQVKQFRIIDRVLTPEDEEITPTMKLKRKFVHEKFAELIAGMYQTAKPQ